The Rhipicephalus microplus isolate Deutch F79 unplaced genomic scaffold, USDA_Rmic scaffold_1124, whole genome shotgun sequence genome window below encodes:
- the LOC142796112 gene encoding protein CIP2A homolog produces MEVADVARSFVQSCTLQPAAHEDSTSPSSSSYAQRQLDVLNGMLGSRDLTFFAGRSRLAHECVTCCVSILFDVQPNLQLCSKVLTLFQHLAKDPQLLEWLHEEFELHSALAEFFQNRAIEDNVPMQLQVIQLLRDLCYRHQVTLTESKLGYLGDFLFKRMDMGTDELFVPCLELLNYLSWSTSAQQYMKIMPQLPKLCRALVPMTTFDNSCVVMHTLAIFANLSLDEFISNK; encoded by the exons ATGGAAGTCGCCGACGTGGCCCGATCGTTCGTCCAGTCGTGCACCCTGCAGCCGGCGGCGCACGAAGATTCCACCTCCCCGTCGTCGTCGTCTTACGCTCAGCGACAACTGGAC GTCCTCAATGGCATGCTGGGCTCGCGAGACCTGACCTTCTTTGCCGGACGCAGCCGGCTGGCCCATGAATGCGTCACATGCTGCGTATCCATCCTCTTCGATGTCCAGCCGAACCTGCAGCTCTGCAGCAAAGTTTTGACCTTGTTTCAGCATCTGGCCAAAGATCCGCAGCTGCTGGAGTGGCTGCACGAAGAGTTCGAGCTCCACTCTGCGCTTGCGGAGTTCTTCCAGAACCGCGCCATCGAAGACAACGTTCCGATGCAACTACAG GTCATCCAGCTTCTGCGAGACCTATGCTACAGACATCAGGTGACGCTGACAGAATCCAAACTTGGCTATCTCGGCGATTTTCTATTCAAACGCAT GGATATGGGGACTGACGAGCTGTTTGTGCCATGCTTGGAACTGCTCAACTATCTGTCGTGGAGCACGAGTGCACAGCAGTACATGAAGATTATG ccaCAGCTACCAAAGTTGTGTCGGGCGCTGGTGCCAATGACCACATTCGACAACAGCTGCGTGGTCATGCACACACTGGCCATTTTTGCGAACCTCTCACTCGATGAGTTCATCAGCAACAAG